AGGTCATGGCGGATTCGTCCTGGAGGCGCGGATTGACGAACACCACGCGTTCCTTGCCGGGCTTGAGCGAGCGGAAATCCTGCGCGCTGTTCACATAGTGGAATCCATTGGCGCGGATGGCGTCCAGCACGTTGCGCTTGTCGCCTTCCATCTTGGATTTTTTGCCGGCAGGATCAAGAAAACCGCCGCCAGCAAAATAATCCATGCGGCTCGCAGCCAGTTCAAGGCCGATTTCGTAATAATTTTTGCGGCTGGGCTGATGCGCGTAAAAAGAACCGGGCGTGGCGTGGTCGAGCGACACGGTGGTCACTATGCCCACCTTCATGCCCTTGTCGCGCGCCATCTCGGCAATGGAAACCACCGGTACGTTCTTGCCGTCCACGCCAAGGCCACGATTGGTGGTCTTGACGCCACAGGCCATGGCGGTTCCGGCAGCGGCGGAATCCGTAATGAGCGAATCAATGGAATATGTGGTGGTTGCGCCCTGCACGGGCAGCTGGCTCATGTTGAGCTTGACGATGCCGGGGGTGGTGTCGCCCTTTTGCGCAGCCAGATACAGCTCCGCCGCGTTGCGCTGGGCCATGCCCATGCCATCGCCTATGAGCAGAATGACGTACTTGGCCTGCCCCGCATGGGCAACCCCCATAAAGCCGAACAGCATGACGCAAAGAACAAAAGCCGCGCGTGCGACATTGTGCCAACGAAACTGGGCCATGACCCGAACCTCCTGCATAAAAGCAATGGTGGAAAGCCCCCGAAAATCGGCCAGCCTTCCCCAAAATCATACAAGGCTGCCTGCGGGCTCTGCAATGGGCTAACGCTCGCCCATGCGGGTGACGCCCGCGTTACGGGCAGCCGCATGTTGCGTGACGACGGGCAATGTGGAACCTGTTACCGCACCCTTGACATGCAAGGCAACGCAAAAACGGCCTGTCCGCAGCAGCGGACAGGCCGTTCACATAAGGCGTTGTCAGCGTGTTAGTAGGGCAAGCCAAGGCCTGTAGCGGTGTGGATGGTATCCTTGAAAAAGACGATGCGGCTGAGCAGCACGGCGCAGAACACCAGCAGGCCAAGCGCGCAGGCGCGTTGCCGCGCCGCGTAGGTCAACCCAAAGGCCGCGCCCAGCAGCGCCAGTCCGCCCCAGAACAGGGGCGAAGCCAGCCACGCACGGGCCGTGGCCTGCATGATCGTACCGCCGGAGGCCCACACGCAGGGCACAATCAGCAGCACCGCCATGAGCATACCCAGAAACACCCGCAGCACCCCAACCCGGTTTTGCGCAAAGGCCGCGCCCAGCGAAAGGCTGGTAAGGGCGAAGAGCAGCATGGGTACGCCGTTGCTGATGGCAGGCATGGAGATGACGGCATAGGTCATGCCCTGCATGATGATACCCGCAAGCCCCGCCAAGGCAGTGAGTACGCACAGCAGGCGCGAAGGCTTGAAGCAGCAAAGGCAGGCCAGCGCGGCGAACAGGCCGAATACCAGCCCTTCCCTGCTGAGCCAGGAACCGCCCATATTGGTAAGCGCCGTTGCGGCGCGCCAGGGCTGGGCCAGATGCAGCATGGAAGCCGCCAGCCCGAGCAGGGCGGCCCCGGCCACAACGTACCATTCCTTGCTGCCAAGAGGATTAACTCCTGCGGTCTGTCTGGAGGCCGAGGTTACGGCCCCGGCAGCGGGGCGCAGCATTCCAAATGCCGCAAATACGGCCATGCCCACGGCAAGCTGGGTAAGCACCGTAAAAAAGACAAGAGGGAATTCATAATGCATGGTTTTACCCCCTGACCTGACGCGGCATCCTGGGCAGGATAAACCGGGTGGAAGGATTAAGGCGCGGCATGGCAGGGTAGCCAGCCGGATTCTGCACGGCGTTGGTATCGTCAAACTGCTCCAGATCCACAAGCTCCAGCGCGCCAGTGGGGCAACCCTGCACGCAGGCGGGCAACAGTCCGGCATCGAGGCGCTCATGGCACATGCTGCATTTTTCCGCATGCTTTTCCGCCTTGTTGAAGCGCGGCGCGCCATAAGGGCAGGAGCGGATGCAGTTGGTGCAGCCGATGCAGGTTTCCTTGTGGTGCACGACCACGCCGTCAGGCCGCTTTTCGTACGAAGACGTCGGGCAGGCATCCATACAGGCGGGATGCTCGCAATGGTTGCACGCCAGCGAAAGAAAGGCCCTGTCGTGGTGCGGATAAATGGCCTCGTCCAGCGGATACACCTGCCGCCAGACCATGTCCGGCTCCAGCTGGTTGAAGTTTTTGCAGGCCATGGCGCAAGAGCGGCAGCCAATACACTTATCCATATCCATCAAGAACGCGCGTCTTTTACTCATGCCAAGCCTCCGCTCACCGCAATCACGTCTGCAAACTGATCGTGGATTGCAACACCCGGCGAACCGGTTTTCATGGCCCCCATGTCTGACGAGCAATCGTCCACAAGGTTCTGCACGTTAAAGTCGAGCTTGCGGAACCATGCCTCGTACATGACCAGACAATCCGTAGCCACGTTGGTGCTGAGCCGCGCCCGCAGGCGCACCTCGCCGATGCCGTTGAACACCTTGACCATGGCCATATCCCTGATGCCGCGCTCCTGCGCCGCCTTGGGGTGGATGTAGACATATGGCTCGGGATAGAAATTTTCCATCCAGTCCAGGTTGATAAACTGGGAGTGCAGGCCAAACTGCACATGCGGAGTCAGCAGCCGAAACGGCCCAGAGGCCTTGCGCCCTTCCACAAATTCGGGCAGGGCCTTGAAGCCGTTTTTGGCGCAGAGGTCGGACTTGAACTCGTACTTGCCCGAGGGCGTTTTGAAGGTGCCTTCCGGCCATGCGGCAGAGGATTTGCGCTTGGCCTTGACCGGCCCCTGACGCAGCGCCTCCCAGCTGGGGATGCCAAACAGGTCGTAAATGCCCTTGTTGCATTCCTTCGCCATCCATTCCTTGCCGTCCACTTCCTGCGGGAAGGTACACGACCCGGATTCCTTGCGGTTCATGGCGCGGGAGAGGGCCGCCGCGATTTCGATGTTCGAGCGCGCCTCGTGCATGGGCTTGATGGCCTGTTCGTTAAGCGAAAGCCAGTAGTGCCAGTACGATACGTTGATCGTCCACTCCTCAAAAAGTGTTGTCACCGGCAGCACGATGTCGGAATGGCGCACGGTTTCCGTAAAGAACTGCTCAACGGAGACAACCATATCCAGCTTTTTGAAGGCCCGCTCCAGCTTGTTGCGGTCGAAATCCTGCGCAAAGGGATTTTTGCAGGATATCCAGAGCATTTTCAGCTCGGGATCCTTGGCATCCAGAATTTCCTGGGCAATCCTGTTGATGTTCAGGGAGCGGTCGGTGTAGGCGGTCTTTTCCCCGCCGCCAAAATCAAACTCGCCCTTGGGGCCGCCGCCGCCCACAAAACCCCTGGAGCCTGCGGGGCGCTGCTGCGTCATGGCGTGGTAGTTGAACCCCCAGGTTTGCAGATGCCCGTAGCGAGCGCCGCCGCCCTCAACACCCACGTTGCCTGTCATGGCCACAAAGGCATCCACGGCGCGCACCATGGCCCCGCCGTTGGTGTGGCGCTGCATGCCGTAGCCAATCCACACGGTCGCGGGGTGGGCCGAAGCAAATTCTTCCGTCACTGCGCGGATTTCATGGGCGGGCACGCCAGAAACCTGCGCCGCCCACTCCACGGTGACATTGGCCCGCAGGTAGGCCGCAAATTCGTCAAAGCCCACGGCCCGGTTTTTGACAAAATCCAGATCTACAAGACCAGAATCCAGCAGATGCCGGGCCATGCCGAGCGCAAGCGCCCCATCGCCGCCCGCGCGCACCTGCCAGTACACATCGCCCTTGGCCGCCGTCTGGGTAAAGATGGGGTCAATAACCACCACCTTGGCGCCCTTCTGCCGGGCCTCGTAGATGTACTTCATGGAGTGCATGGAACACCATGCCGGATTTGCGCCCCACACGATGATGTACTTGGCCTTGACCATGTCTTCCGGGTCGTTGCACCACATATCGCCGAAGTCGTAGTTCTGGGCGTCAATGCCCGCAGGCCAGCAGGGCGTGCCCACAAAACGGCTGGTGTAGCCGAGGGAAGACATCATGCCTTCCACGCCGTAGTTGGTGATGCCGAAGTTGCCGGAATATTTGGTAAGGCCCAGCCCCAGCAGGTTGCCGTCCTTTTTCTTCAGCTCCAGAATCTTGTCCGAAATCCGGTCCATGGCTTCATCCCAGCTGATTCTGCGCCAGTTGCCCGAGCCACGGCCCTCCTGAATCATGGGATATTTGATGCGGTCAGGGCTGTAGACCCGCCGGGGATAGGAATAGCCCTTTACGCACAAGGCCCCCTGCGTGAA
This genomic window from Desulfovibrio sp. UIB00 contains:
- a CDS encoding DmsC/YnfH family molybdoenzyme membrane anchor subunit, with amino-acid sequence MHYEFPLVFFTVLTQLAVGMAVFAAFGMLRPAAGAVTSASRQTAGVNPLGSKEWYVVAGAALLGLAASMLHLAQPWRAATALTNMGGSWLSREGLVFGLFAALACLCCFKPSRLLCVLTALAGLAGIIMQGMTYAVISMPAISNGVPMLLFALTSLSLGAAFAQNRVGVLRVFLGMLMAVLLIVPCVWASGGTIMQATARAWLASPLFWGGLALLGAAFGLTYAARQRACALGLLVFCAVLLSRIVFFKDTIHTATGLGLPY
- a CDS encoding 4Fe-4S dicluster domain-containing protein, with protein sequence MSKRRAFLMDMDKCIGCRSCAMACKNFNQLEPDMVWRQVYPLDEAIYPHHDRAFLSLACNHCEHPACMDACPTSSYEKRPDGVVVHHKETCIGCTNCIRSCPYGAPRFNKAEKHAEKCSMCHERLDAGLLPACVQGCPTGALELVDLEQFDDTNAVQNPAGYPAMPRLNPSTRFILPRMPRQVRG
- a CDS encoding molybdopterin-dependent oxidoreductase; amino-acid sequence: MHKSDCSKERRGFLKGLLATGAAGALGGVSGSLLLPARSEAKPFDPSAYQVFRNACPRNCYDTCSIKTYVKDGIVQFVEGAPESSFTQGALCVKGYSYPRRVYSPDRIKYPMIQEGRGSGNWRRISWDEAMDRISDKILELKKKDGNLLGLGLTKYSGNFGITNYGVEGMMSSLGYTSRFVGTPCWPAGIDAQNYDFGDMWCNDPEDMVKAKYIIVWGANPAWCSMHSMKYIYEARQKGAKVVVIDPIFTQTAAKGDVYWQVRAGGDGALALGMARHLLDSGLVDLDFVKNRAVGFDEFAAYLRANVTVEWAAQVSGVPAHEIRAVTEEFASAHPATVWIGYGMQRHTNGGAMVRAVDAFVAMTGNVGVEGGGARYGHLQTWGFNYHAMTQQRPAGSRGFVGGGGPKGEFDFGGGEKTAYTDRSLNINRIAQEILDAKDPELKMLWISCKNPFAQDFDRNKLERAFKKLDMVVSVEQFFTETVRHSDIVLPVTTLFEEWTINVSYWHYWLSLNEQAIKPMHEARSNIEIAAALSRAMNRKESGSCTFPQEVDGKEWMAKECNKGIYDLFGIPSWEALRQGPVKAKRKSSAAWPEGTFKTPSGKYEFKSDLCAKNGFKALPEFVEGRKASGPFRLLTPHVQFGLHSQFINLDWMENFYPEPYVYIHPKAAQERGIRDMAMVKVFNGIGEVRLRARLSTNVATDCLVMYEAWFRKLDFNVQNLVDDCSSDMGAMKTGSPGVAIHDQFADVIAVSGGLA